Proteins co-encoded in one Lacerta agilis isolate rLacAgi1 chromosome 6, rLacAgi1.pri, whole genome shotgun sequence genomic window:
- the TCEA2 gene encoding transcription elongation factor A protein 2: MGGEEEVVRIAKRLDKMVAKKSAEGAMDLLKELKSMPITLDLLQSTRIGMSVNALRKQSTDEDVIALAKSLIKAWKKLLDASEDKSDEKKKNSSLPTSSSKESGDSRDQSSAKRQDLPKTPTTPKITTFPPVPVTCDTVRNKCREMLTSALQTDNDYVTIGADCEQLAGQIEEFIYQDVKNTDLKYKNRVRSRISNLKDSKNPDLRKNVLCGVITAEQIAVMTSEEMASNELKEIRKAMTKEAIREHQMAKTGGTQTDLFTCGKCKKKNCTYTQVQTRSSDEPMTTFVVCNECGNRWKFC; encoded by the exons atgggcggggaggaggaggtcGTGCGCATCGCTAAGCGACTGGACAAGATGGTCGCCAAGAAAAGCGCG GAAGGGGCAATGGATTTGCTGAAGGAGCTGAAAAGTATGCCAATAACTCTGGATTTGCTGCAG TCCACTCGCATTGGGATGTCTGTGAATGCACTCCGGAAGCAAAGCACAGACGAAGATGTGATTGCACTTGCCAAATCGCTTATCAAGGCCTGGAAGAAACTCCTTG ATGCCTCAGAGGATAAGAGTGACGAGAAGAAAAAGAATTCCTCCTTGCCAACTTCCTCCTCAAAGGAGAGTGGCGACTCAAGAGACCAAAG ctctgccaAAAGGCAGGACCTGCCGAAGACCCCCACCACACCCAAGATCACCACCTTCCCACCAGTGCCTGTCACTTGCGACACGGTGCGCAACAAATGCAGAGAAATGCTGACTTCCGCTCTGCAGACGGACA ATGACTATGTGACCATCGGTGCCGACTGCGAGCAGCTTGCAGGCCAGATTGAAGAAT TTATATACCAAGATGTCAAGAACACAGACTTGAAGTACAAGAACCGGGTCAGGAGCCGCATCTCCAACCTCAAGGACTCCAAGAATCCTGACCTCCGAAAGAATGTCTTGTGTGGAGTGATCACTGCAGAGCAAATTGCAGTGATGACCTCAGAG GAAATGGCCAGCAACGAGCTGAAAGAAATCCGGAAAGCCATGACGAAGGAGGCCATCCGGGAGCATCAGATGGCGAAGACGGGAGGGACCCAGACCGACCTCTTCACCTGCGGGAAGTGCAAGAAAAAGAACTGCACCTACACCCAG GTGCAAACCCGCAGTTCAGATGAGCCAATGACCACTTTTGTTGTGTGCAATGAGTGTGGGAACCGCTGGAAG TTCTGCTGA